One window of the Mesotoga infera genome contains the following:
- the cas2 gene encoding CRISPR-associated endonuclease Cas2, translating into MYVLVVYDVAVKRIDKIRKLLKRQLNWVQNSVFEGELTAAGFEAMKKAIRRVIKKDEDSVLIYKIKDEKWVNKTVIGLEKADTKNFL; encoded by the coding sequence TTGTATGTTCTTGTGGTTTACGATGTTGCGGTAAAGAGAATAGACAAGATTAGAAAGCTTCTTAAAAGGCAGTTGAACTGGGTTCAAAATTCTGTCTTCGAAGGAGAATTGACTGCTGCCGGATTTGAAGCAATGAAGAAAGCTATTAGGAGGGTAATAAAAAAGGACGAAGACAGTGTATTGATATACAAGATAAAAGATGAGAAATGGGTTAACAAGACCGTTATTGGTCTTGAAAAGGCAGATACGAAAAACTTCTTATGA